A window of Cohnella herbarum contains these coding sequences:
- a CDS encoding carbohydrate-binding protein codes for MKKSLFVLSMVVVMLVSGASLAFAAINPYGTIAPSENSELNSDSGKFSDGNGPRIEDNENKNLGYIIAGNYAKFSGVDFGADGAAKAKIELATPNAAGSVAFVIDDPKGAPFATVKYEPTGDWQKYQWFEAPVTGVTGSHDLYVVFTDGDINVRAIGFESAAGAASGGDGAAPASNPATGDNGVTMYVLLAGGAAAVMLLSRKKLVRQQ; via the coding sequence ATGAAAAAATCGTTATTCGTACTATCCATGGTCGTCGTAATGCTAGTAAGCGGCGCTAGCCTCGCGTTCGCGGCAATCAATCCTTACGGCACGATCGCGCCGAGCGAGAACTCGGAGCTGAACAGCGATTCGGGTAAATTTTCCGACGGCAACGGGCCTCGCATCGAGGATAACGAGAACAAGAACCTTGGATACATTATCGCAGGCAACTACGCGAAATTCAGCGGCGTAGACTTCGGTGCCGACGGCGCCGCGAAAGCGAAAATCGAGCTGGCGACTCCGAACGCGGCAGGTTCCGTCGCTTTCGTGATCGACGATCCCAAAGGCGCGCCGTTCGCAACGGTCAAATACGAGCCGACGGGAGATTGGCAGAAGTATCAATGGTTCGAAGCTCCGGTTACCGGCGTGACGGGTTCGCATGATCTGTACGTTGTATTTACGGATGGCGACATCAACGTCCGGGCGATCGGGTTTGAATCCGCTGCGGGCGCTGCGAGCGGCGGGGATGGAGCAGCTCCCGCAAGCAACCCCGCAACGGGCGACAATGGCGTAACGATGTACGTACTGCTCGCTGGCGGCGCTGCCGCGGTCATGCTCCTCTCCAGAAAAAAACTCGTTAGACAGCAGTAG
- a CDS encoding carbohydrate-binding protein: MQTHQPLARRNVIAMISLIAVLLLSQFSFSPSVASAASAFTQNAASAYSSQSGIQLESSSEGGQNVAFIDNGDYVAYTNMDFGSGATSFTARVASNASGGNIEIRLDSITGAVIGTCAVTGTGGWQNWTNTSCSLNGSASGTHTLFLKFTGGTGNLFNVLWYKFGGGLSAFNQIEAEAFSSQSGTQTEASSEGGQNIGFIDNGDYIAFNGVDFGAGATSFQARVASNNASGGNIEVRLDSLNGTLAGTCAVPGTGGWQNWVNTSCSVNNATGVHNLFLKFTGGAGNLFNLNWFKFGNAPPVTGGDVVGKLFAGYQGWFNAVGDGSPNGGWIHWSKNSSAPTANSNVNFELYPDIREYSKLYATNLANFGNGTQAKLFSSYDQETVNKHFEWMQTYNIDGAALQRFGAEESDVPNNWKTNRDSVAVKVKNAAETYNRKFYVMYDITGMNASNWANAVKHDWTTNIVNNMHLTSSTAYAKQNGKIVVCIWGIGFTDRPGTAAEHADLINWFKNQGVYVIGGVPTYWRTGNNDSKPGFQSVYDSLDMLSPWFVGRFGRNGLSDVDAYKTNQWTPDFAYTQQRNITYQPVIWPGSAWSNMTGGPRNENPRLHGDFMWRQAYNMKSLGINTGYIAMFDEYDEGTAIAKIAENSSMIPTNQYFLTLDVDGVAVSSDFYLRLASDINKMFKGEIQPTVNHPTSHQ, translated from the coding sequence ATGCAAACCCATCAACCGTTAGCAAGAAGAAACGTGATCGCCATGATCTCGCTTATCGCGGTGTTGCTGCTCTCGCAATTCTCGTTCTCGCCTTCCGTTGCTTCGGCGGCATCCGCTTTCACCCAGAACGCTGCATCGGCGTATAGCAGTCAATCCGGCATCCAATTGGAGTCCTCCAGCGAAGGCGGCCAGAACGTCGCATTCATCGACAACGGCGATTACGTCGCGTATACGAACATGGATTTCGGCAGCGGAGCGACCTCCTTCACCGCCAGAGTCGCAAGTAACGCAAGCGGGGGGAATATCGAGATCCGGTTGGACAGCATTACGGGCGCCGTCATCGGGACATGCGCCGTGACGGGTACCGGAGGCTGGCAAAATTGGACTAACACGTCCTGCAGCCTGAATGGAAGCGCAAGCGGAACGCATACCCTTTTCTTGAAATTTACGGGGGGAACCGGCAATCTATTCAACGTTCTTTGGTATAAATTCGGAGGGGGATTGTCTGCGTTCAACCAGATTGAAGCGGAAGCATTCAGCAGCCAATCGGGCACGCAGACGGAAGCATCTAGCGAGGGCGGGCAGAACATCGGGTTCATCGATAACGGAGATTATATCGCGTTTAACGGCGTCGATTTCGGTGCGGGGGCGACATCCTTTCAGGCAAGGGTCGCAAGCAACAACGCGAGCGGAGGGAATATCGAAGTCAGGCTGGATAGCTTAAACGGCACTCTAGCGGGAACCTGCGCAGTACCGGGAACGGGCGGTTGGCAGAATTGGGTCAACACCTCCTGCTCCGTGAACAACGCGACGGGAGTGCACAATCTCTTCTTGAAGTTTACGGGAGGAGCGGGCAACCTATTTAACTTGAATTGGTTTAAGTTCGGCAACGCCCCGCCCGTGACGGGCGGCGACGTCGTCGGCAAGCTGTTCGCGGGATACCAAGGCTGGTTCAACGCGGTAGGCGACGGCTCTCCCAACGGAGGCTGGATTCATTGGTCCAAGAACAGCAGCGCTCCGACGGCTAACTCTAACGTCAACTTCGAGCTGTATCCCGATATCCGGGAGTACTCGAAGCTCTATGCGACGAATCTGGCCAACTTCGGGAACGGAACCCAAGCGAAGCTGTTCTCGTCTTACGATCAGGAGACGGTCAACAAGCATTTCGAATGGATGCAGACTTACAACATAGACGGAGCCGCGTTGCAGCGTTTCGGTGCAGAAGAAAGCGATGTTCCGAACAATTGGAAGACGAACCGCGACAGCGTAGCGGTCAAGGTGAAGAACGCGGCCGAAACTTATAATCGCAAGTTTTACGTCATGTACGACATTACGGGAATGAACGCAAGCAACTGGGCGAACGCCGTCAAACACGATTGGACGACGAACATCGTGAACAACATGCACCTGACTTCGTCTACCGCATACGCCAAGCAGAACGGTAAGATTGTCGTCTGCATCTGGGGAATCGGCTTCACCGACCGTCCGGGAACGGCGGCGGAGCATGCCGATCTGATCAATTGGTTTAAGAACCAAGGGGTCTACGTAATCGGAGGGGTGCCTACGTATTGGCGGACGGGCAACAACGATTCCAAACCCGGTTTCCAGAGCGTATACGATTCGCTGGATATGCTCTCTCCTTGGTTCGTCGGAAGATTCGGCAGAAACGGGCTAAGCGACGTGGACGCGTACAAAACGAATCAGTGGACTCCGGATTTCGCGTATACGCAGCAACGGAATATCACTTACCAGCCGGTCATCTGGCCGGGATCCGCCTGGTCGAACATGACGGGCGGTCCGCGAAACGAGAATCCGAGGCTGCACGGGGACTTTATGTGGAGGCAAGCCTACAACATGAAGTCGCTGGGCATCAATACCGGGTACATCGCCATGTTCGACGAATATGATGAAGGGACGGCCATAGCCAAGATCGCCGAGAACAGCTCCATGATCCCGACCAATCAATATTTCCTAACTCTTGACGTGGACGGAGTGGCCGTATCATCGGACTTTTATCTCCGGTTAGCCAGCGACATCAACAAGATGTTCAAGGGAGAGATTCAACCGACGGTTAATCATCCTACGAGCCATCAATAA
- a CDS encoding alpha-mannosidase, with translation MSTPKRVIHVISHTHWDREWYMPYEAHHVKLIQTMDALLDTFATDPDFRSFYLDGQTIVLEDYLQVYPEKRELLQRLCKEEKISAGPWYVLQDEFLTSSEANVRNLQIGHRDAAAFGPVSKVGYFPDSFGNMGQAPQLLKQAGIHNAVFGRGVKATGFNNQVGEGSSLESPFSELTWESPDGSQVLGILFANWYNNGMEIPVDPAEARQYWDHRIESASRYASTPHLLLMNGCDHQPVQTNLSEALRVARDLYPEHEFVHSNFDDYINDVLATLPPKLSTTRGELRGQKTDGWFTLVNTASARVPIKQLNQRNQTLLEKVAEPLASLALVEGKPYPHALFNYSWKTLMQNHPHDSICGCSVDEVYREMETRFAKSTEVAKAIIRESARHLSERVDTSGFEVYGSAAAPFVAYNTSGYKGSSVTSFDVELSRRYFKQSENPVRVAEEVRQRTTADGSLINHRGEPVDFASEDLGVKFGYDLPDDKFRQPYMARFVRLTFETGIMPAMGHLVFAWISAIGEEQATGSSGVASLVTGEATLENANLRLSIEADGGMTLLDKRSGQTFLDLGHYEDAGDVGNEYIFRQPDGDVPITTKGGNARIRVVEDAPYRATIEIVQEMSIPVSADERLDQEVRTMVSILDRKSGRSVKRVPLVLTTRVSLERLGKGVQVSVSYDNPAKDHRLRALYPTDVRSSTHFADSIFEVAERQNTPSREWQNPSNCQHMQAFVDAHDSQRGLTVAGKGLNEYETLLDGRSTLAVTLLRSVGELGDWGVFETPEAQCLGNHSAEWMILPHGGSDRIDAYREAHRFPVPLTVCQTGLHAGTVPPRFEFLRWEGEGILFSNLKTNEQRGDWMARWYNANGAPSEVRLVTARDGQAYVSNILEDNSHDAVNGQFPVGPYQIVTVGLRN, from the coding sequence ATGAGCACGCCGAAACGGGTTATCCACGTCATCTCCCATACGCATTGGGACAGGGAATGGTATATGCCATACGAAGCCCACCATGTAAAGCTCATACAAACGATGGATGCGCTGCTGGACACCTTTGCTACCGATCCCGATTTCCGCAGCTTTTATTTAGACGGCCAGACCATCGTTCTAGAAGACTATTTGCAAGTGTATCCGGAAAAAAGAGAGCTGCTGCAACGATTGTGCAAGGAGGAGAAAATATCCGCCGGTCCTTGGTACGTGCTGCAAGATGAGTTCCTGACGAGCAGCGAAGCCAACGTCCGGAACCTGCAGATCGGACACCGCGATGCAGCCGCGTTCGGCCCCGTATCCAAGGTGGGGTATTTTCCCGATTCGTTCGGAAACATGGGGCAAGCTCCGCAACTGCTGAAGCAGGCTGGCATTCACAATGCCGTATTCGGACGCGGGGTCAAAGCGACCGGGTTTAACAATCAAGTAGGCGAAGGCTCGAGCCTTGAATCTCCTTTCTCGGAACTCACATGGGAGTCTCCCGACGGGTCGCAAGTGCTCGGTATCCTGTTCGCTAACTGGTACAACAATGGAATGGAAATCCCCGTCGATCCCGCGGAAGCTCGCCAATATTGGGATCATCGTATCGAGAGCGCGTCGCGGTACGCGTCGACGCCTCACTTGTTGCTCATGAACGGCTGCGATCATCAACCCGTGCAGACCAATCTCTCCGAAGCCCTTAGGGTAGCCCGGGATTTGTACCCCGAGCATGAATTCGTGCATTCCAATTTCGACGATTATATTAACGATGTCCTAGCTACTCTGCCGCCGAAGCTTAGCACGACGCGCGGTGAACTCCGCGGACAGAAAACGGACGGATGGTTCACCCTCGTGAATACCGCGTCCGCGCGGGTTCCGATTAAACAGCTCAACCAGCGAAACCAGACTCTGTTGGAGAAGGTGGCGGAACCGCTCGCTTCTCTCGCGCTTGTCGAAGGCAAGCCCTACCCTCATGCTCTGTTCAACTATTCTTGGAAAACATTAATGCAGAACCACCCTCACGACAGCATCTGCGGTTGCAGCGTCGACGAGGTGTATCGCGAGATGGAAACCCGGTTCGCTAAGAGTACCGAAGTCGCGAAAGCGATCATTCGGGAAAGCGCGCGACACTTAAGCGAACGAGTCGATACAAGCGGCTTCGAAGTTTATGGAAGCGCCGCCGCGCCGTTCGTCGCGTATAACACGAGCGGTTACAAAGGCTCCTCGGTTACGAGTTTCGATGTCGAGTTAAGTAGGAGATACTTCAAGCAAAGCGAGAACCCGGTTCGAGTCGCGGAGGAAGTCCGCCAAAGAACGACCGCGGACGGATCGTTGATTAATCATCGGGGAGAGCCCGTAGATTTCGCTTCCGAGGATTTAGGAGTGAAGTTCGGGTATGACCTGCCCGACGATAAATTCAGGCAGCCTTATATGGCAAGATTCGTACGGCTGACTTTCGAGACGGGAATCATGCCGGCAATGGGACACTTGGTATTTGCTTGGATTTCGGCTATTGGCGAGGAGCAAGCTACGGGAAGTTCGGGAGTCGCTTCTCTCGTCACGGGAGAAGCGACATTGGAGAACGCCAATTTGCGTTTATCGATCGAAGCGGATGGCGGTATGACGTTGCTAGATAAGAGGAGCGGTCAAACGTTCTTGGATCTGGGGCACTACGAGGATGCGGGCGACGTTGGCAACGAGTATATTTTCAGACAACCGGACGGCGACGTTCCCATTACGACGAAGGGCGGCAACGCTCGGATTCGCGTCGTCGAAGATGCCCCTTACCGGGCAACGATCGAGATCGTACAGGAGATGAGTATTCCCGTATCCGCGGATGAAAGGTTGGATCAAGAGGTTCGGACGATGGTTTCGATCCTCGATCGGAAATCGGGTCGCTCGGTTAAGCGGGTGCCCCTCGTTCTGACAACGAGAGTGAGCTTGGAGCGGTTAGGCAAAGGCGTCCAAGTTAGCGTATCTTACGACAATCCGGCCAAGGATCACCGCCTGCGGGCGCTCTATCCAACCGACGTCCGATCTTCGACCCATTTCGCCGACTCTATCTTCGAGGTAGCCGAGCGACAGAACACCCCGTCCCGGGAGTGGCAAAATCCGAGCAACTGCCAGCATATGCAAGCGTTCGTCGATGCTCACGATTCCCAGCGCGGGCTGACCGTCGCCGGCAAAGGCTTGAACGAGTATGAGACGCTGCTCGACGGAAGGAGCACGCTGGCGGTCACCCTTCTGCGATCCGTCGGTGAGCTTGGCGATTGGGGCGTCTTCGAGACGCCGGAAGCGCAATGCCTCGGCAACCACTCCGCCGAGTGGATGATCCTACCTCACGGCGGGAGCGATCGAATCGATGCCTACCGGGAAGCGCACCGTTTTCCTGTGCCGTTGACGGTTTGCCAGACCGGCTTGCATGCCGGAACTGTCCCGCCGCGGTTCGAGTTCCTTCGTTGGGAAGGGGAAGGCATTTTGTTCTCCAACCTCAAGACGAACGAGCAACGAGGAGACTGGATGGCGCGATGGTACAACGCGAACGGGGCGCCAAGCGAAGTCAGGCTAGTTACGGCGCGGGACGGTCAAGCGTACGTTAGCAACATTCTCGAAGACAATAGCCACGATGCGGTTAACGGACAATTCCCTGTAGGCCCCTATCAAATCGTAACCGTCGGACTGCGCAACTAA